A single genomic interval of Pyrus communis chromosome 5, drPyrComm1.1, whole genome shotgun sequence harbors:
- the LOC137734097 gene encoding homeobox-leucine zipper protein ATHB-12-like, producing the protein MLDPIEYSSPSAEDHETFSCMSSPRAATTRRKNNKNKKRFSDEQIRSLESIFESESRLEPRKKMQLAKELGLQPRQVSIWFQNKRARWKSKQLEREYSILRANYNNLASKFEAMKKEKQALVVQVQKLNNLMMQRENRGEDVAMNNGIDGESDNGDAIISESDQVKLDFSVEKSEQGELGVLSDDDSSIKPEYFGLEDESNLVNLVEYVDGSLTSAEDWGKLNSNGLFDESTGDYQWWDFWS; encoded by the exons ATGCTCGATCCGATCGAATATTCGAGTCCCTCGGCAGAAGATCATGAGACTTTCAGCTGTATGAGCTCACCGAGAGCTGCTACTACAAGGAGGAAgaacaacaagaacaagaagaggTTTAGTGATGAGCAGATTAGGTCACTGGAGTCCATCTTTGAGTCTGAGTCGAGGCTTGAGCCGAGGAAGAAGATGCAGTTGGCCAAAGAGCTAGGGTTGCAACCGAGGCAGGTTTCTATTTGGTTTCAGAACAAGAGAGCCAGATGGAAGTCCAAGCAGCTTGAGAGAGAATACAGCATATTGAGAGCCAATTACAACAACTTGGCAtcaaagtttgaagccatgaagaAAGAAAAGCAGGCCTTGGTTGTTCAG GTTCAGAAGCTGAATAATCTGATGATGCAAAGGGAGAATCGTGGGGAAGATGTAGCTATGAACAATGGCATTGATGGTGAGTCAGATAATGGAGATGCCATCATTTCTGAATCTGATCAGGTGAAGCTTGATTTTTCAGTGGAAAAATCAGAGCAAGGAGAACTTGGGGTGCTGTCAGATGATGATAGCAGCATAAAACCAGAGTACTTTGGACTGGAAGATGAATCGAACCTTGTTAACTTAGTGGAGTATGTAGATGGTTCCTTAACATCAGCTGAGGATTGGGGGAAATTGAATTCTAATGGTCTTTTTGATGAATCAACTGGTGATTATCAGTGGTGGGACTTCTGGTCTTGA